A single region of the Ziziphus jujuba cultivar Dongzao chromosome 10, ASM3175591v1 genome encodes:
- the LOC107403778 gene encoding tetraspanin-3: protein MRASNHLIGVVNFLTFLLSIPILGGGIWLSSRANNTECLKFLQWPLIAIGVAIMIVSLAGFAGACYRNTFLMELYLFVMFFIIAALIGFIIFAYAVTDKGSGRPVQNRAYLDYNLEDYSGWLKDRVTDNSYWPKISSCIRDSKVCSKMGRTVNGVPETSDMFSYRKLSPIESGCCKPPAECGYTYVNETTWTPGGGLVGANPDCTTWNNDQQMLCYSCNSCKAGVLGSLKKSWRKVSLINIVALIILVIFYVVGCAAFRNNKRMDNDEPYGEARMTKAQPSRIHL, encoded by the exons ATGAGAGCCAGCAACCACTTGATCGGAGTTGTAAACTTCTTAACCTTCCTCCTTTCGATCCCAATCCTCGGAGGTGGGATATGGTTGAGCAGCAGAGCCAACAACACGGAATGCCTCAAGTTCCTCCAATGGCCTCTCATCGCCATCGGCGTCGCCATCATGATAGTCTCTCTGGCCGGTTTCGCCGGCGCGTGTTACCGCAACACCTTCTTGATGGAGCTCTACCTCTTTGTCATGTTCTTTATCATCGCCGCACTTATCGGCTTCATCATATTTGCTTACGCCGTGACCGATAAAGGGTCGGGCCGGCCGGTTCAGAACAGAGCTTATTTGGATTATAATCTGGAGGACTATTCCGGTTGGCTGAAGGACAGAGTGACGGATAATAGCTACTGGCCGAAGATTAGCTCTTGTATAAGGGACTCCAAAGTGTGTAGCAAGATGGGTAGGACCGTTAATGGTGTGCCTGAGACCTCTGACATGTTTTCCTATAGAAAGCTCTCTCCTATTGAG TCTGGTTGCTGCAAGCCTCCAGCGGAGTGTGGATACACCTACGTGAATGAAACGACCTGGACGCCAGGAGGGGGGTTGGTCGGAGCCAACCCGGATTGTACTACTTGGAACAATGATCAACAAATGCTTTGTTATTCCTGCAACTCTTGTAAAGCTGGTGTTCTTGGCAGCCTCAAGAAGAGCTGGAGGAAGGTCTCTTTGATCAACATTGTGGCATTGATAATCCTAGTAATCTTTTATGTCGTTGGCTGTGCAGCATTCAGGAACAATAAGCGGATGGATAACGATGAACCCTACGGGGAGGCTCGGATGACAAAGGCACAACCTAGTAGGATCCATCTTTAA
- the LOC107411307 gene encoding tRNA-splicing endonuclease subunit Sen2-1 — MGPRWKGKDSEAKAVKDPMSKIVWELQSSLIQLKSQGLLCGCSVLLAAEAEQAVLLNRACFGEPITAAEKDKQWFQLGLEEAFYLCYSLKCLNIVGEDKRLMNVEELWSFMKSKKAIFPDFYKAYSHLRMKNWVVKSGSRYGVDFVAYRHHPALVHSEFAVLVSTEGGGDVNGRIKMWSDVHCTTRLCGGVVKTLLVLNINENSQGAVSPSCVEKYTVKERTIRRWNPEKCREDHTVVESETNNHTVIESGTK; from the coding sequence ATGGGACCTAGGTGGAAAGGAAAGGACTCAGAAGCCAAAGCTGTTAAAGATCCTATGTCAAAAATAGTATGGGAGCTTCAGTCTTCTTTGATCCAGTTAAAGTCTCAAGGATTACTCTGTGGATGCAGTGTGCTTCTTGCAGCAGAAGCGGAACAAGCTGTTCTCCTAAATCGTGCATGCTTTGGTGAGCCCATTACCGCAGCTGAGAAAGATAAGCAGTGGTTTCAGCTAGGCCTGGAGGAAGCCTTTTACCTATGCTATTCTCTAAAATGCCTCAACATAGTTGGTGAAGACAAACGCTTAATGAATGTTGAAGAGCTTTGGTCGTTCATGAAGTCTAAAAAAGCAATTTTCCCTGATTTTTACAAAGCTTATTCTCATCTTCGAATGAAAAACTGGGTAGTGAAATCAGGAAGTAGATATGGTGTGGACTTTGTAGCCTACCGTCATCATCCGGCTCTGGTTCATTCAGAATTTGCTGTGCTTGTCTCAACAGAAGGAGGGGGTGATGTAAATGGGAGAATAAAGATGTGGTCTGATGTTCATTGCACCACTCGGCTCTGTGGCGGCGTTGTAAAGACATTGTTAGTCCTCAACATCAATGAAAATAGTCAAGGTGCTGTTTCTCCATCTTGTGTAGAAAAATACACTGTTAAGGAGCGCACAATCAGACGATGGAATCCAGAAAAATGTCGTGAAGATCATACAGTAGTGGAAAGTGAAACAAATAATCATACTGTAATTGAAAGTGGAACAAAATAA